TCGGTGGTGGACCTTTCCAGTTGCCGGACCTGGGCTGTGGTCCATCGGGCGACGTAGACAGCGCCGCTGGCGGCCGCCAGTCCCACCATGTTGAACGGGTTCTCCACATTCCCGGCGCGAGATGTAGTGGAACGCGCCGCTGATGGCGTGGTCGGCCCGAACTGCCCGCCGGTCATTCCATAGGTGAAGTTGTTAACGCACAGCACTGTCATGTCAATGTTCCTGCGCCCGGCATGAATCAGGTGGTTTCCGCCTATTGCCGCCAAGTCGCCATCCCCGCTGAAGACGACAACCTCCAGCTCCGGATTGGCCAGCTTCAGTCCGGTAGCAAAGGGGATCGCCCGTCCATGAGTGGTGTGGAAAGAGTCCAGCTTGAGGTAGCCGGCCGCCCGGCCGGTGCAGCCTATCCCGGAGACCACCGCTACCTTGTCCAGAGCCATTCCGGTATTGAGCAGAGACCGGAGAAAGGCGCTGAGGACTATGCCCAGGCCACAGCCGGCGCACCAGATGTGGGGAAACCGGTCCGTTCTGAGGTACTCCCCCAGAGGGTGGTCCTCTTTCACTTTCTCACTGGTTACTGCAAGTTCGTTCATTTCGCAGCCTGCCTGATTGCTTCCAGTATTACCTGCGGGTCATGTACCGCGCCGCCCATATGTGGCACCAGTATTGTCTTTGCCGCACCGCCGGCACTTCGTTCTACTTCAAGGGATATCTGCCCGTAATTTATCTCCGGCACTACGAAAGCCTTCACCTGCCGGGCTATTTCCGCGATCCGTCCCTGTGGAAACGGCCAGACTGTGACCAGTCTCAGCATCCCGACGGGGATTCCTTCGCTTCGGGCGCGCTCCACGGCAATCAGCGAGACCCGCGCCGTAATACCATAGGCACAGACAACGACCTCGGCACCGTCGATGCCGTCCTCTTCCAGTTCGATAATCTCTTCGCTGTACTTCTCAACCTTATCCACCAGCCGCCGTATCAGTCTGTCCTGTGCTTCGGCGTCCATTGCCGGGTATCCCCGCTCATCGTGGGTGAGCCCGGTGACGTGGAAGCGGTAGCCTTCGCCGCTGTTTGCCATAGGTGGAACAAGGTCGGCATCAGGCTCGTAGGGCCAGTATTCTCCGGGCGGTACCTCCGGCTTGCGTCTCGGAACGAGATGCACCTTATCGCGCGGCTGGATTACAACCTTTTCGTACATGTGGCCAACTGCCCCATCGGCCATGACGAGCACCGGGAGGCGGAACCTTTCCGAGAGATTGAAGGCCTTTATCGTATGGTCGTACACTTCCTGCGGGGAGCTCGGTGAGAGGGCGATTATGCTATAGTGGCCGTGGCTTCCCCAGCGCGCCTGCATCATGTCTCCCTGGGCCACCAGAGTAGGCAGGCCGGTAGAAGGTGCGGCACGCTGCACATTGGCCACCACGCAGGGTGTCTCCATCATCACGCCCAGACCGATATTCTCCATCATCAGGCTGAACCCCGGCCCGGAGGTGGCGGTCATTGCCCTGACGCCACCCCAGGAGGCCCCGAGGACGGCAGCCATCGATGCCAGTTCGTCCTCCATCTGGATATAGGTGCCGCCAACTTCGGGGAGGCGGTCCGACATCCGCTCGGCAATCTCTGTCGCCGGTGTAATCGGATATCCGGCAAAGAAGCGACAGCCGGCGCTGATAGCCCCCTCGGCACAGGCTTCGTCGCCACTCATGAAAAACTCGCCTTCGAGATACGCTCTATCGGTAGTCACTGTCTCTCCCAGACGTTGCCTAAAGCTACGCTTCAGGGGTCACTTTGCCTCCTGACCGGCTTCTTCACCAGTAGCAAAAACGTGAATGGCAAACTCCGGACAGACCATAGTGCACATTTCACAGCCGATGCACTTGCTGCTGTCCGTCATAGCGACGACATGGTAGCCCCGGCTGTTAGTCTCATCGGTCTCGTAAAGGATGTGTTGAGGGCAAAACTCCACGCAGAAGCGGCACCCCTTGCACCACTCCTTCATTACGTAGACCTCGTGTTGGCTGGTTTCAGTCTTACTACTGCTCAAGGCTCACCCTTAAGTTCGCGCAAGTACCGGCGGTTATTATGGCAACTTAAATACAAGAATATCACACGGTCGTGGCTGTTATCTAATCTGATGCAGTAAGAGTGTCGTCATTACGAGTAGCGTGCCGACGCGCCACTGAAGACAGTGGCGTGCAATCCCGGCACAATCGGGCGACCCCATCCTCGTGCGGCCCAGATGGAGCGCCTCTCAGAAGAGGCGGGGCCCCTCAGAAGGGGCGGTGCCTTCCCCTTCGATAAGGGTCTCCGCAGTGGAGATTGACAACCAAGTGCCATGGATATATTATCGGTGACAAGAGCAATGACCGCCGGGATGTCGCATTGCGAGTTGATATGGGAAATGCCAATCAAGAACTGCATGGTCATTGTCAGGAGGTAAATACCAATGAGTTTCATTAGAGTGACCTATCTCGAACCCTGTCGGGTAGCCAGTTTCCATGTTACTGATTCACTGACACCTGAGGAAGAAGCACACTCCCTTTTCCTTGTATGGGCCGAAAGCAAAGGACTACTGCCAGAACATAGATTCATACCGCTCATCGGGTTTAACAACCCGTGGGGTCCGTTAGGCGAGAAGCGGGGTTACGAGTTTTGGTGTGTTCTTGATGACCCTGGCGACATCGATCTCTCCGGCACGATCGTTAAAGAATTCTCAGGTGGTCTGTACGCAGTCATTACAATCCCGGGATTGGACAGGATCATGCAGGGTATTGAATTGACTCACAGGTGGGTCAAGCACCACCCGAAGTATGAAACGAACTACCCTGAGAATCATCGGCACGGTATCGATCCGTCTCCTGAATACGAGGTCGTATACACCTGGACTACGCAGAAGCCTGAGGAATTCATACTCGACTACTACATTCCGATCAAAGAAAGGTGAGTTCATTCAATCTGAAAGGAGAAGCTGCTGCAAAGCCGGCATATGCCGCTTCTTGTCAAAGCCGGTATATGCCGCTTTTTGTCAAAGAAGAGTTCGGGGACTGTCCAGTAAGGCCCACCATCGTGGACAAAAGCGGGGACTAGGTGAGTCTCCTGGAATAACCCACCTGCTGAAAGCGGAACAGTGTAGCTAGACAAGGCCTCAGAGTCAGTAACTCTTACTTCCCTGACAAAACTCTTGATAAAGGATTTCCTCTCTAAGATCCTTCGCTTACGCTCAGGGTTCTGGCTCAGAATGATATATCGGTGCAGGGCAGATTGCTTCGGTGTCTCTTCGTTTTGCTCAGAGTCCCTGCTCGCAATGACAGGGGGAGTACAGTAGAGCAAGGTTTCCTTGAGCTACCAAGCCCGTTCTGCTAAGATGGCATCATGAAGGTAAGACAGGGAACCGTCCCGGAATCCGCACCCCCGGCCGAAGACCGAAAACCGGCCACCACAGTGGATTACGTTCACCTCCCCACCAATGAGGATGTAATAGCCTTCGCCGGCTACTACACCCCGGAGCAGGAGGTGAGGATGCCTTTCCGCGGGCGGGAACTGCTCTACGTCACCGGCCACATTGTGGTGGAGTCCGCCTGCCACGACGGCACCTGTGAGCCGCAGAACTACTGGTACTCCCTCGTGCCGGGGTATGTGTTAGAGTGGCAGTACCGTAAGAACGAGTCCGACCTGCCGGTATCGAAAGTGGAGCCGATTTCTGACCCGGGAACACGGAAGGAAATCGAGGGTATTATCCTCCGCACCGAGGCCGTTTCCCGCGTTGAGTTCCACTAGGCGCGACCGAACACAACCGGGGGAGATAAGGTATGAATGTTATCGGCATCAGTTCGGGGGGAGTCGGCCGCCTGACCAATGTGGACCGCATGGTGCAGGCAGTCCTGGAACAAAGCGGCCATGACACCGAGTTCGTCAAACTAACGGAGCTAAACTACAGTGCCTGCAGGGGTTGTGTCCGGCTGTGCGCCGGGCCCCAGGTGTGCATGCTGGAAGACGACCTGCTTCCGTACTACCAGAAGGTCAAAGACGCGGACGCCGTCGTCCTGGGCGCCTCGGTATACTTCGGCAAGATAAACGCCGCCATGAACAGCTTCGTGGAGCGTTTCTTCGGCTACCGTCACGTCGATATCACCATTGCGAGGAAGCCATTCGTGCTTGTCATCAGCGGCGGTGGCAGAGACCTGGACGAGGTCGAGAAACAGTTCCGCGAGATGCTCCAGCCCTTCGGTGTAAG
The window above is part of the Dehalococcoidales bacterium genome. Proteins encoded here:
- a CDS encoding flavodoxin family protein; translation: MNVIGISSGGVGRLTNVDRMVQAVLEQSGHDTEFVKLTELNYSACRGCVRLCAGPQVCMLEDDLLPYYQKVKDADAVVLGASVYFGKINAAMNSFVERFFGYRHVDITIARKPFVLVISGGGRDLDEVEKQFREMLQPFGVSVLDVVKYSSGIPPCMSCGRHRECSIGGLYGAMGKAAHTLDIQPEHFRRWEDWPPVTGAVEAAGKKLREL
- a CDS encoding GyrI-like domain-containing protein is translated as MSFIRVTYLEPCRVASFHVTDSLTPEEEAHSLFLVWAESKGLLPEHRFIPLIGFNNPWGPLGEKRGYEFWCVLDDPGDIDLSGTIVKEFSGGLYAVITIPGLDRIMQGIELTHRWVKHHPKYETNYPENHRHGIDPSPEYEVVYTWTTQKPEEFILDYYIPIKER
- a CDS encoding thiamine pyrophosphate-dependent enzyme, which translates into the protein MNELAVTSEKVKEDHPLGEYLRTDRFPHIWCAGCGLGIVLSAFLRSLLNTGMALDKVAVVSGIGCTGRAAGYLKLDSFHTTHGRAIPFATGLKLANPELEVVVFSGDGDLAAIGGNHLIHAGRRNIDMTVLCVNNFTYGMTGGQFGPTTPSAARSTTSRAGNVENPFNMVGLAAASGAVYVARWTTAQVRQLERSTTEALQRKGFSFVEIISPCPTYYGRMNRQPTGLDQMRYYRANTVVKHFASPHEVGVGLGGQIVTGKFVDTERPYLPHPQEGDNGV
- a CDS encoding 2-oxoacid:acceptor oxidoreductase subunit alpha — encoded protein: MTTDRAYLEGEFFMSGDEACAEGAISAGCRFFAGYPITPATEIAERMSDRLPEVGGTYIQMEDELASMAAVLGASWGGVRAMTATSGPGFSLMMENIGLGVMMETPCVVANVQRAAPSTGLPTLVAQGDMMQARWGSHGHYSIIALSPSSPQEVYDHTIKAFNLSERFRLPVLVMADGAVGHMYEKVVIQPRDKVHLVPRRKPEVPPGEYWPYEPDADLVPPMANSGEGYRFHVTGLTHDERGYPAMDAEAQDRLIRRLVDKVEKYSEEIIELEEDGIDGAEVVVCAYGITARVSLIAVERARSEGIPVGMLRLVTVWPFPQGRIAEIARQVKAFVVPEINYGQISLEVERSAGGAAKTILVPHMGGAVHDPQVILEAIRQAAK
- a CDS encoding 4Fe-4S binding protein, giving the protein MSSSKTETSQHEVYVMKEWCKGCRFCVEFCPQHILYETDETNSRGYHVVAMTDSSKCIGCEMCTMVCPEFAIHVFATGEEAGQEAK